The following are encoded together in the Coregonus clupeaformis isolate EN_2021a unplaced genomic scaffold, ASM2061545v1 scaf0043, whole genome shotgun sequence genome:
- the LOC121577785 gene encoding TBC1 domain family member 20-like — translation MKRTRSVDASSPLNGIGKQDGDSRRKRKVAEISQALNLTPVDVALLRRMAISEGGLLTDDIRCKVWPWLLNVPTATLPEKPEEVERQNHKDYNQVLLDVQRSLKRFPPGMPDEQREGLQEKLIDIILRVLGRNTQLHYYQGYHDIVVTFLLVLDERLATALVEKLSTHHLRDFMDPTMDNTKHILNYLMPIIERINPEVHDFMQQAEVGTIFALSWLITWFGHVLSDFRHVVRLYDFFLACHPLMPIYFAAVIVLYREEEVLDCECDMASVHHLLSQIPQDLPYETLISRAGDLFVQFPPSELAREAAQQYSQQTAASTFKDFDLASEQQRPDSVLRRRRREKQALEGAAAGAMVATAQPTAARRFVRLAVMGLTVALGAAALTLVNTALEWAPKLDLHLFP, via the exons ATGAAAAGAACTAGAAGTGTTGATGCGTCTTCACCTTTGAATGGGATTGGAAAACAAG ATGGGGACTCCCGGAGGAAGAGGAAGGTGGCGGAGATCTCTCAGGCCCTGAACTTGACGCCGGTGGACGTGGCGCTGCTAAGGAGGATGGCCATCAGCGAGGGGGGGCTGCTTACAGACGATATCCGCTGTAAAGTGTGGCCCTGGCTGCTCAACGTGCCCACCGCCACCCTGCCTGAGAAACCAG AGGAAGTAGAGAGGCAGAATCATAAGGACTATAACCAGGTGCTGTTGGATGTCCAGCGTTCCCTTAAAAGATTCCCTCCTG GCATGCCAGACGAGCAGCGTGAGGGCCTCCAGGAGAAGCTGATTGATATCATCCTGCGGGTGCTGGGGAGGAACACCCAGCTGCACTACTACCAGGGCTACCATGACATCGTGGTCACCTTCCTGCTGGTGCTAGACGAGCGTCTGGCCACCGCTCTGGTGGAGAAACTCTCTACGCACCACCTCAG GGACTTTATGGACCCCACCATGGACAACACTAAACACATCCTTAACTATCTGATGCCAATCATCGAGAGGATCAACCCAGAGGTGCATGACTTCATGCAGCA GGCGGAGGTGGGCACCATCTTCGCCCTTAGCTGGCTCATCACCTGGTTTGGCCACGTCCTGTCAGATTTCCGCCACGTCGTGCGGTTGTATGACTTCTTCTTGGCCTGCCATCCTCTGATGCCAATCTACTTTGCTGCTGTG ATTGTGCTGTACcgggaggaggaggtgttggaCTGTGAGTGTGACATGGCGTCGGTCCACCACCTCCTGTCCCAGATCCCCCAGGACCTGCCCTACGAGACACTCATCAGCCGCGCAGGAGACCTCTTTGTACAGTTCCCCCCCTCCGAGCTGGCCAGGGAGGCTGCCCAGCAGTACAGTCAACA GACAGCAGCCTCCACCTTTAAAGACTTTGATCTGGCCTCAGAGCAGCAGCGGCCCGACTCAGTGCTGCGAAGGCGGCGGAGGGAGAAGCAGGCGCTGGAAGGAGCGGCTGCAGGGGCCATGGTGGCGACGGCCCAACCCACCGCGGCCCGACGCTTCGTCCGACTGGCCGTCATGGGGCTCACTGTGGCCCTGGGGGCAGCTGCCCTCACCCTGGTCAACACAGCCCTGGAGTGGGCGCCCAAACTGGACCTGCATCTCTTCCCCTGA